In Arthrobacter sp. StoSoilB5, one genomic interval encodes:
- a CDS encoding TatD family hydrolase — translation MCNSLAPSPYRASPGASEAADSRKEYPPAPEPLPVPVMDNHTHLDFRHGLIEVSVADAMDSAEAVGVQGAIQVGCDLESSRFTVEAVEADARLLGAVAIHPNDAPVYAGRGELESALAEIEALAGHPRIRAIGETGLDFFRTRGEGLTHQRYSFRRHIDIAKRLGLTLQIHDRDAHDDVVQVLREEGAPERVVFHCFSGDEELARICNDNGWYMSFAGTMTFKNAGNLRAALGIAEPSRILVETDSPFLTPHPHRGRPNASYMVPYTVRSMAEVTKDDLSELCARLAENTVNAYGSWA, via the coding sequence ATGTGCAATTCCCTCGCCCCGTCTCCCTATCGCGCGTCCCCCGGCGCATCAGAAGCAGCGGATTCCCGCAAAGAGTACCCGCCGGCGCCGGAACCGCTGCCCGTCCCGGTGATGGACAACCACACACACCTGGATTTCCGGCACGGACTGATCGAGGTGAGCGTAGCGGACGCTATGGACTCCGCGGAGGCTGTTGGTGTCCAAGGGGCGATCCAGGTGGGCTGTGACCTGGAATCCTCCCGCTTCACCGTAGAGGCAGTGGAAGCCGATGCCCGTTTACTGGGCGCCGTTGCCATCCATCCCAACGACGCACCTGTCTACGCTGGCCGTGGGGAACTGGAATCGGCGCTCGCAGAGATCGAGGCACTGGCTGGACACCCTCGGATCCGTGCCATCGGCGAGACGGGCTTGGACTTCTTCCGAACCCGCGGTGAGGGCCTGACCCATCAGCGGTATTCCTTCCGGAGGCACATCGACATCGCCAAGCGGCTTGGCCTCACGCTGCAGATCCACGACCGCGACGCACACGATGACGTTGTGCAGGTATTGAGGGAGGAAGGGGCCCCGGAACGGGTGGTTTTCCATTGCTTCTCCGGTGATGAGGAGCTGGCCCGCATTTGCAATGACAACGGCTGGTACATGTCTTTTGCCGGGACAATGACGTTCAAGAATGCCGGCAACCTCCGGGCAGCGTTGGGGATCGCAGAGCCCAGCCGCATCCTGGTGGAAACGGATTCGCCATTCCTCACGCCGCACCCGCACCGTGGCCGGCCAAATGCGAGCTATATGGTGCCGTACACCGTCCGGTCCATGGCGGAAGTGACAAAAGATGACCTTTCGGAACTATGCGCCAGATTGGCTGAAAATACCGTGAATGCCTACGGATCGTGGGCCTGA
- a CDS encoding MoxR family ATPase: MESKRQVTVEPSRLQGEAYSALPRDAAAFNGHKPQQVMDAERFHDASERILASISKVIDGKADAAKLALTVLLAQGHLLLEDVPGVGKTLLAKTLARTVDCTVSRIQFTPDLLPSDVTGVSIYNQSSRQFEFRPGAVFANIVIGDEINRASAKTQSALLECMEEHQVTVDGHSYQLGLPFMVVATQNPIEMEGTYPLPEAQRDRFMARISMGYPDRDAEIEMLETHQASSPLINVTPVVTAADVAAMIAAVQQVYVSTAIKEYTVAIGRATRESARLRLGASPRSLLQLLRAAKATAALDGRDFVLPDDVVDVAESVLAHRIILDRKAASSGDTPQTVLRGILASLPVAQEPPGAWRRDKQSA; this comes from the coding sequence ATGGAGTCCAAGCGACAAGTCACTGTTGAACCTTCGCGGCTACAGGGCGAGGCGTACTCTGCCCTGCCCCGGGATGCCGCCGCGTTCAACGGACACAAGCCGCAGCAGGTCATGGACGCCGAGCGTTTCCACGATGCCAGCGAGCGCATCCTGGCATCGATCAGCAAGGTCATCGACGGCAAAGCGGACGCAGCGAAGCTGGCCCTGACAGTTCTCCTGGCCCAAGGCCATCTCCTGCTGGAGGATGTGCCCGGCGTTGGCAAGACGCTGTTGGCAAAGACACTGGCGCGAACAGTGGATTGCACGGTGTCGCGGATCCAGTTCACCCCGGACCTCCTGCCCTCTGACGTGACGGGCGTGTCCATCTACAACCAGTCCTCGCGGCAGTTCGAGTTCCGGCCCGGCGCCGTGTTCGCAAACATCGTGATCGGCGACGAAATCAACCGCGCCTCGGCCAAGACCCAATCCGCGCTGCTGGAGTGCATGGAAGAACACCAGGTGACGGTGGACGGGCATTCGTACCAGCTGGGATTGCCGTTCATGGTGGTCGCGACCCAGAATCCCATCGAAATGGAGGGCACCTACCCGCTGCCCGAGGCCCAGCGCGACCGCTTCATGGCAAGGATTTCCATGGGCTACCCGGACCGGGATGCCGAGATCGAGATGCTGGAGACGCATCAGGCCTCCTCGCCACTGATCAACGTAACCCCCGTGGTGACGGCCGCCGATGTGGCAGCCATGATCGCAGCCGTCCAGCAGGTGTACGTATCCACGGCCATCAAGGAATACACGGTGGCCATCGGCCGTGCCACGCGTGAGAGTGCACGCCTTCGACTCGGCGCCAGCCCACGGTCCTTGCTGCAGTTGTTGCGCGCCGCAAAGGCCACGGCGGCGCTGGATGGACGCGACTTTGTCCTTCCGGATGACGTCGTGGACGTGGCCGAATCGGTACTCGCCCACCGCATCATCCTGGACCGCAAGGCCGCGAGTTCCGGAGATACTCCGCAAACCGTGCTGCGGGGCATTCTCGCTTCCCTCCCGGTTGCCCAGGAACCGCCGGGCGCGTGGCGCAGGGACAAGCAAAGCGCGTAG
- the rsmI gene encoding 16S rRNA (cytidine(1402)-2'-O)-methyltransferase has protein sequence MGRIVLAATPIGNVGDASSRLIELLATSDIVAAEDTRRLHRLVQALGVEVSGRVISYHEHNEVAKTGELLEYVRAGKTILMVSDAGMPAVSDPGFRLVEGAVAAGLTVTAVPGPSAVLTALALSGLPTDRFCFEGFLPRKSGERNSRLAELANERRTMVFFEAPHRLEVMLRALHERFGAERRVAVCRELTKTYEEVIRGTLRELLEWAENNEVRGEIAVVVGGAPEQAPGKPEDHVAAVNELISQGIRLKEAVAAVADDARISKRELYSAVLAAR, from the coding sequence ATCGGCAGGATTGTGCTTGCTGCCACGCCCATCGGCAACGTGGGCGATGCATCCTCCCGCTTGATCGAACTCTTGGCCACCTCGGACATCGTTGCCGCGGAGGACACCCGCCGCCTGCATCGGCTCGTCCAGGCCTTGGGCGTGGAGGTGTCCGGGCGCGTCATCAGCTACCACGAACATAACGAGGTAGCCAAGACCGGTGAACTGCTGGAGTATGTGCGGGCCGGCAAAACCATCCTGATGGTCAGCGACGCCGGAATGCCCGCAGTCTCGGACCCCGGCTTCCGCTTGGTGGAAGGCGCTGTTGCCGCTGGCCTGACTGTTACGGCCGTGCCGGGACCTTCCGCTGTGCTGACAGCCCTTGCTCTCTCCGGGTTGCCAACAGACCGCTTCTGCTTCGAAGGGTTCCTGCCACGCAAGTCAGGGGAGAGGAATTCCCGCCTCGCGGAGTTGGCTAACGAGCGCCGCACCATGGTCTTCTTCGAGGCCCCGCACCGGCTTGAAGTGATGCTACGGGCATTGCATGAGCGCTTTGGCGCGGAACGCCGGGTGGCTGTTTGCCGTGAACTGACCAAAACCTACGAGGAAGTCATCCGCGGAACGCTGCGTGAGCTCCTGGAATGGGCAGAAAACAACGAGGTTCGCGGTGAAATCGCCGTTGTTGTGGGTGGCGCGCCCGAGCAAGCTCCCGGCAAGCCGGAAGACCACGTTGCAGCCGTGAACGAGCTCATCTCCCAAGGCATCCGCTTGAAGGAAGCCGTCGCCGCCGTGGCAGATGACGCCCGCATCAGCAAGCGCGAACTGTACTCGGCGGTGCTTGCAGCACGCTGA
- a CDS encoding phospholipid carrier-dependent glycosyltransferase — protein MSQSPVPTTDSGTPAASALPAGAANVAATDGSAEPVTSNVARTTMSKTPGPKSTTSWRPPSGQGAAAGSNGKLNSGRGLEGHHWIASPTKAYTVGALTSRLIGGIQTWRDYPASLRLWFWLIPAITAVIGGILRFFRLEVPHSLVFDETYYVKDAYSYLISGYERSWPANANDSFNAGNPGILLNTPEYVVHPPVGKWMITFGMWLFGADNPFGWRFGAALTGTLTVFLVSLIALKLFRSHTLAAVAGLLLAVDGHHLVLSRTSLLDIFLAFWILAAFGALLLDRDDGRRRLASRLAAQAASTPDGRPTRAQLLAGPWLGMRWWRLLAGLCLGLAVGTKWSALFFVAAFGLLTVFWDMSARRIAGIRSWTSAAILKDGIPAFLTIVPVAAVTYVATWTGWFLSKDAYYRQWAATNPAPGWDWLPNSVRSLAHYHFEAYKFHQGLSADHPYESSPWTWLLMGRPTSFYYQSPKQGTPGCLAETCSSAILPVGNPIVWWGGTIALVILLFWWAGRRDWRAGAILAGIAAGYLPWFMYPERTMFIFYAVSFEPFLVLALTYVLGLVLGRSSDPPWRRRSGLYVVGLVVVLAVLATAFFYPVLTAEVISYQEWRMRMWMPSWI, from the coding sequence GTGAGCCAGTCCCCCGTTCCCACCACCGATTCCGGAACTCCCGCAGCGTCGGCATTACCAGCCGGAGCCGCGAACGTGGCGGCAACCGATGGCTCCGCTGAGCCCGTCACATCAAACGTGGCCCGGACAACCATGTCCAAAACACCCGGGCCCAAGTCAACCACGTCCTGGCGGCCTCCCTCCGGACAGGGCGCTGCAGCTGGCAGTAACGGGAAGCTGAATTCCGGACGCGGGCTGGAAGGCCACCACTGGATTGCCAGCCCCACCAAGGCCTACACGGTTGGCGCCCTCACGTCGCGCCTGATCGGCGGGATCCAAACCTGGCGGGACTACCCGGCGTCGTTGCGATTGTGGTTCTGGCTGATCCCCGCCATCACCGCCGTGATCGGCGGAATCCTGCGTTTCTTCCGTCTTGAGGTCCCGCACAGCCTGGTGTTCGACGAGACGTACTACGTCAAGGACGCGTATTCGTACCTCATCAGCGGATATGAACGCAGCTGGCCTGCCAACGCCAATGATTCCTTCAATGCCGGCAATCCCGGGATCCTGCTCAATACCCCCGAGTACGTGGTTCATCCTCCGGTAGGGAAATGGATGATCACGTTCGGTATGTGGTTGTTCGGGGCGGACAATCCTTTCGGCTGGCGTTTCGGAGCCGCATTGACCGGGACGCTCACGGTCTTCCTTGTCTCGCTCATCGCGCTGAAGCTCTTCCGCTCCCATACCCTTGCCGCAGTGGCCGGATTGCTGCTCGCGGTTGACGGCCACCACCTGGTTTTGTCGCGAACGTCCCTATTGGATATCTTCCTTGCGTTCTGGATCCTTGCCGCCTTCGGCGCGTTGCTGTTGGACCGCGACGACGGCCGGCGTCGCCTTGCTTCCAGGCTAGCCGCCCAAGCGGCTTCAACACCCGATGGCCGCCCTACGCGCGCACAACTGTTGGCTGGCCCCTGGCTGGGGATGCGCTGGTGGCGCCTGCTTGCCGGGCTTTGCCTCGGCCTGGCTGTCGGCACCAAATGGTCTGCGCTGTTTTTTGTCGCGGCCTTCGGCTTGTTGACCGTCTTCTGGGACATGAGCGCCCGCCGCATCGCCGGAATCCGCAGCTGGACCAGCGCCGCAATCCTCAAGGACGGCATACCGGCTTTCCTGACCATCGTCCCTGTCGCGGCCGTCACGTACGTGGCCACGTGGACCGGCTGGTTCCTTTCCAAGGACGCCTACTACCGCCAGTGGGCGGCCACCAACCCGGCGCCTGGATGGGATTGGCTGCCCAATTCCGTGCGCTCCCTGGCGCATTACCATTTTGAGGCGTACAAGTTCCACCAGGGCCTCAGTGCCGACCACCCGTACGAGTCCAGCCCCTGGACCTGGCTGCTCATGGGTAGGCCTACCTCGTTCTATTACCAATCACCCAAGCAGGGCACTCCTGGCTGCCTTGCCGAGACCTGTTCCTCGGCCATCCTTCCCGTAGGAAACCCCATCGTGTGGTGGGGTGGCACCATCGCCCTGGTGATCCTGCTCTTCTGGTGGGCGGGCCGCCGGGATTGGCGTGCCGGGGCCATCCTGGCCGGAATCGCGGCTGGATATCTGCCGTGGTTCATGTACCCGGAACGCACCATGTTCATCTTCTACGCAGTTTCCTTTGAACCGTTCCTCGTGCTTGCCCTGACTTATGTCCTGGGGTTGGTGCTGGGCCGCAGCAGCGATCCTCCCTGGCGGCGGAGGTCCGGACTGTACGTGGTGGGCCTGGTGGTGGTGCTGGCCGTGCTGGCAACTGCGTTCTTCTACCCAGTGCTTACTGCCGAAGTCATCAGCTACCAGGAGTGGCGGATGAGAATGTGGATGCCGTCGTGGATCTAG
- a CDS encoding DUF3488 and transglutaminase-like domain-containing protein — protein MTATSHRGSPTTYPGDPSRQGAGGAVSPPPQRPQAPGLYPWIMAGSVAVAILGAALSLNGVFRGWAWFMPLITTVVAVALTLAILRTLRIQPLLATLGALAALAGILTFTFCRQDSFLGFIPTTGTFGAVGRLIKRAAETVVSESAPVAPNAGIVFVTCACLGLLVILIDALAVPLSMPAASGIGLLAVMVVPATIKPQSVGVAGFVGATVGYLLILGCSQWFAPDARLQSGAPRSSGQIRRSLVTGALALGLALVVPLAIPGFETGTFPQGSRLSPWGTSNGLNPMITLGNSLRSPTGSGRITYSTSSSAATYLRSVTIDHFDGETWAPDDRSAIRRAGVDRIEPGYSIQGEVVNAVTSINAGLFTSPYLPAPFAPVSVNGLNGRWTWDPATLSIMSTETSTLAQRYVVFSAAPRITAQALSQATGQPRSVSEDFLRVPGNLPSIVRQTAEQVTASAGSNYAKALAIQKYLRSSEFTYSLQAPVQNGYDGNGLSVLADFLAVKSGYCVHFSSAMAVMARVEGIPSRIAVGYAPGRLTGETVALVGQGSFPEYEVDARDAHAWPELYFEGLGWVPFEPTPSRGVVPEYATESSVPGSLSTNADEKDVPGTSVTPAPSSVPLPGGDTPTAGSGASDPLPTVIATIAAVLLLAAFLCSPRLSRVVLRRRRLNPKKPADRGSPDALSPDAASPQAASPGQHDSAALAWAELQDLATDFGVPSTPSETPRHFSARLRSSSVLGEAGGLDDAAHAAVTSLTADFERQRYGRPMEAASPAAARVAVVRESLRNNASWLVRFRANWLPPSLMRRWFHALGAPFRAIGTLFRRTGHGIARSWRALRGLLPQRR, from the coding sequence ATGACCGCCACCTCCCATCGGGGGTCCCCCACAACGTACCCGGGCGACCCATCCCGGCAAGGTGCAGGCGGAGCCGTCAGTCCGCCGCCGCAACGGCCACAGGCACCCGGACTCTACCCGTGGATCATGGCGGGCTCCGTGGCCGTTGCCATTCTGGGTGCAGCCCTATCCCTGAATGGAGTGTTCAGGGGCTGGGCCTGGTTCATGCCGCTGATCACGACGGTTGTGGCTGTTGCCCTGACACTGGCAATCCTGCGGACCCTCCGTATCCAACCGTTGCTTGCCACCTTGGGTGCTTTGGCAGCGTTGGCCGGGATACTCACTTTCACGTTCTGCCGGCAGGACAGCTTCCTGGGCTTCATTCCTACCACCGGCACCTTTGGGGCGGTGGGTCGGCTCATCAAGCGGGCCGCTGAGACTGTTGTGTCCGAGAGCGCTCCGGTTGCCCCCAATGCGGGGATCGTATTCGTCACCTGCGCATGCCTGGGACTACTGGTGATCCTGATCGACGCGTTGGCCGTCCCGCTCTCGATGCCGGCAGCCAGCGGAATCGGTCTCCTTGCCGTCATGGTGGTTCCGGCAACCATCAAACCGCAAAGTGTAGGAGTCGCAGGCTTCGTTGGGGCCACGGTGGGATATCTGCTCATCCTTGGGTGCAGCCAGTGGTTCGCCCCCGACGCGAGGCTGCAGTCCGGAGCCCCGCGAAGTTCGGGCCAAATCAGGCGCTCCCTGGTGACGGGGGCACTGGCTCTGGGACTCGCTTTGGTTGTTCCGCTGGCAATTCCCGGCTTCGAAACCGGTACCTTTCCGCAAGGTTCGCGGTTGAGTCCCTGGGGTACCTCGAACGGCCTCAATCCGATGATCACGCTGGGTAACAGCCTGCGCAGTCCCACGGGGTCCGGACGCATCACGTACTCCACCAGCTCCAGCGCAGCCACTTACCTGAGGTCCGTCACCATTGACCACTTTGACGGCGAAACGTGGGCGCCGGATGACCGCTCTGCCATACGGCGCGCAGGGGTGGACCGGATAGAGCCGGGTTATTCCATTCAAGGTGAAGTCGTGAACGCGGTGACGTCGATCAACGCGGGCTTGTTCACCAGCCCTTACCTACCGGCGCCGTTCGCCCCCGTATCTGTCAATGGCCTCAATGGCCGTTGGACGTGGGATCCTGCAACCCTCAGCATCATGAGCACCGAGACGAGCACGCTGGCCCAACGGTATGTGGTCTTCTCAGCGGCGCCCAGGATCACTGCACAGGCCTTGTCGCAAGCCACGGGTCAGCCCCGATCCGTTTCGGAAGACTTCCTCCGCGTCCCGGGGAACCTTCCAAGCATTGTGCGCCAGACCGCGGAACAAGTCACGGCTTCGGCAGGCAGCAACTATGCAAAGGCGCTGGCCATCCAGAAATACCTTCGCTCCAGTGAATTCACGTATTCCCTACAGGCTCCGGTGCAAAACGGGTATGACGGCAACGGTTTGTCCGTTCTGGCGGACTTCCTGGCGGTCAAGAGCGGCTACTGCGTCCATTTCTCCTCCGCCATGGCGGTCATGGCACGCGTGGAAGGCATCCCCAGCCGCATCGCTGTGGGCTATGCACCGGGCCGCCTGACAGGCGAAACCGTAGCTTTGGTTGGCCAGGGGTCCTTCCCCGAGTATGAGGTAGACGCCCGCGATGCCCATGCGTGGCCCGAGCTCTACTTTGAAGGACTGGGATGGGTGCCGTTTGAGCCCACCCCCTCGCGCGGCGTTGTTCCGGAATATGCCACGGAGTCCTCGGTCCCCGGCAGCCTGAGCACCAATGCTGACGAGAAAGACGTGCCGGGCACCTCAGTGACGCCTGCCCCGAGCTCCGTTCCGCTGCCAGGAGGCGACACGCCAACCGCTGGCTCTGGTGCAAGCGACCCTCTGCCAACTGTCATTGCCACGATTGCGGCAGTGCTGTTGCTCGCGGCTTTCCTTTGTTCGCCGAGGCTTAGCAGGGTGGTCCTGCGACGCCGCCGGCTCAACCCCAAGAAACCAGCGGACCGCGGATCACCTGATGCCCTGTCACCGGACGCCGCATCACCGCAGGCCGCGTCCCCGGGTCAGCACGACTCCGCCGCCCTCGCTTGGGCGGAGTTGCAGGACCTCGCCACGGACTTTGGTGTGCCGTCCACGCCCAGTGAAACGCCGAGGCATTTTTCTGCCCGTCTCCGTTCAAGTTCGGTCCTGGGCGAGGCCGGAGGTCTCGACGACGCCGCACATGCCGCCGTTACGTCACTCACCGCGGACTTCGAACGGCAACGTTATGGCCGCCCCATGGAGGCGGCCTCGCCAGCGGCGGCCAGGGTCGCCGTCGTGCGTGAATCGTTGCGGAACAACGCCAGCTGGCTGGTTCGCTTCCGCGCCAACTGGCTGCCGCCCTCGCTCATGCGCCGGTGGTTCCATGCACTGGGTGCCCCGTTCCGCGCTATAGGGACGCTTTTCCGGCGGACGGGGCACGGCATCGCCAGATCCTGGCGCGCACTGAGGGGCCTGCTTCCGCAACGCCGTTGA
- a CDS encoding DUF58 domain-containing protein, translating to MALVDRLPKHLFTSRGWGLLAAGVVSLVSAHIMGRRDLLTLAVFLLILPLVALAGVRVLKPKFQVYREFNPSTVETSTATTVRLAVARSTFSTGHVIMEEQLPPRFGDPPAFRFPARSATGGTSRYEYHLRSGKRGQFRIGPVTAEFSDPFGLSLRRHSIDDGDLLTVTPAAVELPVTGLAGARGNDGVTATRIRANPSDDDIMTREYRHGDPMRRVHWPATARHGQLMVRQEESVTTPEATIILDQRFAAFASSSGSVFGLHDDDSDLVTSPNFEWAVTAAMSISAHLAERNYSLRLLDAYGSPAFIRSRSAPDPGVEEFNGVGGLHAIAEGLAAIELSGPRHHWVDHHRAEHQRPEHQRAGQNTSGHALRSPDPTGSTPNRHSGASEIPGQENVDSVFEDRLMDKLAAHRLRGPLLALLGHLTLAEAKALAPAAGYGANAFALVVLDPPGNSGSRNNESGNNEPRNNDEILETLRQGGWKAVSVTSKTPLTAAWSSFDEGGIVVAASAAMDVRRGAAVPR from the coding sequence ATGGCGCTCGTGGATCGGCTCCCCAAGCATTTGTTCACCAGCCGCGGATGGGGATTGCTCGCCGCCGGGGTGGTTTCGCTGGTCTCCGCGCACATCATGGGCAGGCGTGATCTCCTGACGCTGGCCGTTTTCTTGTTGATCCTTCCGTTGGTTGCGCTGGCTGGCGTCCGGGTGCTGAAACCCAAGTTCCAGGTGTATCGGGAGTTCAATCCCTCCACGGTTGAAACGTCCACCGCGACTACTGTTCGGCTGGCAGTTGCCCGCTCCACGTTCTCCACCGGCCACGTGATCATGGAGGAGCAGTTGCCTCCGCGGTTCGGCGATCCGCCGGCTTTCCGGTTCCCGGCGCGCTCAGCAACAGGCGGTACCAGCCGCTACGAATACCATCTGCGGTCCGGCAAGCGGGGCCAATTCCGCATCGGCCCCGTCACCGCCGAGTTCAGCGACCCGTTCGGCTTGTCGCTGCGGCGCCATTCCATCGACGACGGCGACCTCCTCACCGTGACGCCGGCCGCCGTCGAACTTCCCGTAACGGGACTCGCCGGGGCGCGTGGCAACGACGGCGTAACAGCCACCCGGATCAGGGCGAACCCCAGCGACGACGACATCATGACGCGTGAATACCGGCATGGGGATCCCATGCGCCGCGTCCACTGGCCCGCCACGGCGCGGCACGGACAGCTCATGGTGCGCCAGGAGGAATCCGTGACCACACCGGAGGCCACCATCATCCTTGACCAACGCTTCGCAGCCTTCGCGTCCAGCAGCGGCTCTGTTTTCGGACTGCACGACGACGACTCGGACCTGGTGACGAGCCCCAATTTCGAGTGGGCTGTGACAGCGGCGATGTCCATCAGCGCGCACTTGGCCGAACGGAACTACTCGCTGCGCCTTCTGGATGCCTACGGCAGCCCCGCATTCATCCGCTCGCGGTCGGCGCCGGACCCGGGCGTGGAAGAGTTCAATGGCGTCGGCGGCCTTCATGCCATCGCCGAAGGGCTGGCCGCCATTGAGCTGAGCGGTCCAAGACACCACTGGGTTGACCACCACAGGGCTGAACACCAACGCCCTGAACACCAACGGGCCGGACAAAACACTTCAGGGCACGCCCTGCGCTCCCCTGATCCCACCGGTTCCACACCTAACCGGCATAGTGGGGCTTCGGAGATCCCCGGTCAGGAAAATGTTGATTCCGTCTTCGAGGATCGCCTCATGGACAAGCTCGCCGCACATCGTTTGCGCGGCCCACTCCTTGCCTTGCTCGGCCATCTGACTTTGGCCGAGGCCAAGGCGCTTGCCCCAGCGGCCGGCTACGGCGCCAATGCCTTCGCCCTGGTGGTCCTGGACCCGCCCGGAAACAGCGGATCACGCAACAACGAGTCAGGAAACAACGAGCCCCGCAACAATGACGAGATCCTGGAAACGTTGAGGCAAGGCGGCTGGAAGGCTGTCTCCGTCACGTCGAAGACGCCACTGACGGCAGCGTGGTCCAGCTTTGACGAAGGCGGCATAGTGGTTGCTGCGAGCGCGGCCATGGACGTTCGGCGCGGAGCGGCGGTGCCACGATGA
- a CDS encoding NAD-dependent succinate-semialdehyde dehydrogenase, which translates to MTVTVERESELLASVPTGLLINGQWRPAGSGKTFDVEDPATGKVLLSISDAGAEDGAAALDAAAAAQADWARTAPRERGEILRRAFELVTERAEDFALLMTLEMGKPLAEARGEVTYGAEFLRWFSEEAVRVSGRYSAAPDGKNRLLVQKKPVGPCLLITPWNFPLAMATRKVAPAVAAGCTMVLKPANLTPLTSLLFAQVMQEAGLPAGVLNVIQTSTAGAVTGPLIKDDRLRKISFTGSTPVGQALIREAADKVLRTSMELGGNAPFVVFEDADLDKAVEGAIAAKMRNMGEACTAANRFIVHESIADSFAEKFAAKIGSLTTARGTEPESKVGPLIDGKARDGVHALVTEAVAGGATAVTGGAAVDGPGYFYQPTVLKNVAADSRILQEEIFGPVAPIVTFSTEDDAIRLANNTEYGLVAYVFTKDLNRGLRVSEKLETGMLGLNAGVISNAAAPFGGVKQSGLGREGGSEGIEEYLYTQYVGIADPYAD; encoded by the coding sequence ATGACTGTCACGGTTGAACGCGAAAGCGAACTGCTGGCTTCCGTTCCCACCGGCCTGCTGATCAACGGTCAGTGGCGCCCGGCAGGATCCGGAAAGACTTTTGATGTTGAGGACCCGGCCACGGGCAAGGTCCTGCTCAGCATCTCCGACGCCGGTGCTGAAGACGGTGCCGCGGCCTTGGATGCCGCCGCTGCCGCACAGGCTGACTGGGCCCGCACAGCGCCCCGCGAACGCGGCGAGATCCTGCGCCGTGCCTTCGAACTGGTGACCGAGCGTGCCGAAGACTTTGCCCTGCTCATGACCCTGGAAATGGGCAAGCCGCTGGCTGAGGCCCGCGGCGAAGTAACCTACGGCGCCGAGTTCCTGCGCTGGTTCTCCGAGGAAGCTGTGCGCGTTTCCGGCCGTTACTCCGCAGCGCCGGACGGCAAGAACCGCCTGCTCGTGCAGAAGAAGCCGGTTGGACCCTGCCTGCTCATCACACCGTGGAACTTCCCGCTGGCCATGGCCACCCGCAAGGTAGCCCCGGCCGTCGCCGCAGGTTGCACCATGGTGCTCAAGCCCGCCAACCTGACCCCGCTGACCAGCCTGCTGTTCGCCCAGGTCATGCAGGAAGCCGGCCTGCCCGCCGGTGTCCTGAACGTCATCCAGACCTCCACGGCCGGTGCCGTCACCGGCCCGCTGATCAAGGATGACCGCCTCCGCAAGATCTCCTTCACCGGCTCCACTCCCGTTGGCCAGGCACTCATCCGCGAAGCTGCGGACAAGGTCCTTCGCACCTCCATGGAACTCGGTGGCAATGCCCCGTTCGTCGTCTTCGAGGACGCCGATCTGGACAAGGCCGTCGAAGGCGCCATCGCCGCGAAGATGCGCAACATGGGCGAGGCCTGCACCGCAGCAAACCGCTTCATTGTGCACGAGTCCATCGCCGATTCCTTCGCTGAGAAGTTCGCCGCGAAGATCGGCTCCCTCACCACGGCCCGCGGTACTGAGCCGGAGTCCAAGGTTGGTCCGCTGATCGACGGCAAGGCCCGCGATGGCGTGCACGCCCTCGTCACCGAAGCCGTAGCAGGAGGTGCCACAGCAGTCACCGGTGGTGCCGCCGTCGACGGTCCCGGCTACTTCTACCAGCCCACCGTGCTGAAGAACGTCGCCGCCGACTCCCGCATCCTGCAGGAAGAAATCTTCGGACCGGTGGCCCCGATCGTCACGTTCTCCACCGAGGACGACGCGATCCGCCTGGCCAACAACACCGAATACGGCCTGGTTGCCTACGTCTTCACCAAGGACCTCAACCGTGGCCTCCGGGTCAGCGAGAAACTCGAGACCGGCATGCTCGGCCTCAACGCCGGCGTCATCTCCAACGCTGCGGCACCGTTTGGTGGCGTCAAGCAGTCGGGCCTGGGCCGCGAAGGCGGCTCCGAAGGCATCGAAGAGTACCTCTACACCCAGTACGTAGGTATCGCGGACCCGTACGCCGACTAA